Genomic window (Streptomyces sp. TG1A-60):
CACCCCCGGCCACCATGTGCTGATCGCGGCGGGCTCCGGCATCACTCCCATGGTCTCCATCGCCGAGTCCGTGCTGGCCGCGGACCCCCGATCGACCGTGACCCTCTTCTACGGCAACCGCCGCAGCGGGACGGTGATGTTCGCCGACGAACTGGCCGACCTGAAGGACCTGTATCCGGCCCGCTTCCAGCTCGCCCACGTCCTGTCCCGTGAACCCCGCGAGGCCGAGGTGCTCTCGGGCCGCCTCGACGCCGGACGGCTCTCGGCGCTCGTCGACTCCCTGGTCGATGTCGGCACGGCGGACCACTGGTGGCTGTGCGGCCCGCACGGCATGGTCCGCGACGCCCAGCGGGTCCTGGCCGGACTCGGCGTGCCGCCCGACCGCGTCCACCAGGAACTGTTCCACGCCGACGACGAACCCGTACGGGAGGCGCGGCACGAGGAGGCCGCCGCCGAGGGACCCCTCAGCGAGGTCACCGTCACCCTCGACGGCCGCTCCACCACCGCCGCCTTCTCCCGCGAGCGGAGCATCCTCGACAGCGCCCAGCGCACCCGCCCCGATGTCCCCTTCGCCTGTAAGGGAGGCGTCTGCGGTACCTGCCGGGCCCTCGTCACCGACGGCAGGGCCGACATGCGCCGCAACTTCGCCCTCGAACCGGCCGAGGTCGCCACGGGCTACGTCCTGACCTGCCAGTCGTACCCGGTCTCCGAGACACTGGCGGTCGACTTCGACACGTGATGTCGATGCCCGAGCGTTCGGGCGGAGACGGCCAGGCGGGCCGAAGGGGCGCGGGGAACCGGACGGCCAGCCCTCACTCAACCGGTAAGCGCCGGACAACCCCACCCACCCGAGTGATATCGCGGGGGCGGAAGGGGCACGACCCCTGAGGTCGGGACGGGCAGGGGCCGGCCGGGGCGACGTGCCCACGGTCGGCCGTCCCTACCCACCGTCACCTCTGATGCAATCGCTCCACCAGGATGTCGATCACCAACGGCGGCCGAGGCCCGATGCCGATCATTACCCCGTCCGCCAGGTCCTTCACCCGTCAATCCATCCCGGCCGGCGTCTCCCGGATCACCGGGATGTCCACGAGCCCGTCGACGCCGCCCACCGATTCCAACCCCTCGCCCATCATGAGGATCACATCGGGCTGGGCCTTGACGAGGGCCTCGCTGGTGAGGGGGGAACGGCTTGTCCGGGCCCGCGGTCACCCCCGCGTCCCGTGCCCCGGCGGGACGGCGGCACCGGCACCGCGCGGGTGCGCGCCGGACAGTGCTCATGAACGCCAGGATGCCACCGGTCAGTTCCTCGCCTGCCCGCCCGCCGCCGAGCCGATCGACTCGACCAGCGGCGACAGCCGGTACGGCACCCGCTCCCTGAGCGCCACCTCCGTACGGGTGCGCACCACGCCCGGCAGGCTGATCAGCGCCTGGATGACATCCTCCAGATGCGCGTTGTCCCGGGCCACGACCCGCGTCAGAAGATCCCCGCCGCCCGTGATCGAGAACGCCTCGATGATCTCCGGCACGGCCGCCAACGCGTCCCCCACGTCGTCGAGGTGTCCCTGAGTCACCTCGATGTGCACGAAGGCGAGCACCGGGTGGCCGAGAGCAGCGGGGGAGAGCGACGGACCCGTACCCGTGATCACGCCGTCCCGCTCCATCCGGTCGAGCCGCGCCTGCAGCGTGCCCCGTGCGACGCCGAGCACCCGGGCGTACTCCCGCACACTGGTCCTCGGCTGCTCCAGAAGCAGCCGCAGAATGCG
Coding sequences:
- a CDS encoding Lrp/AsnC family transcriptional regulator, with the translated sequence MAVDELDTRILRLLLEQPRTSVREYARVLGVARGTLQARLDRMERDGVITGTGPSLSPAALGHPVLAFVHIEVTQGHLDDVGDALAAVPEIIEAFSITGGGDLLTRVVARDNAHLEDVIQALISLPGVVRTRTEVALRERVPYRLSPLVESIGSAAGGQARN
- the paaE gene encoding 1,2-phenylacetyl-CoA epoxidase subunit PaaE, which produces MEGFTEETTATAVRPRTRRRPAFHHLRVVAVEPLCEDAVAVGFEIPPGLAEEFAFAPGQSLTLRRETEGRDERRSYSICSPAGSAPRIGVRAVPGGLFSSWLVHDLRPGDTVEVMAPTGCFTPDLGTPGHHVLIAAGSGITPMVSIAESVLAADPRSTVTLFYGNRRSGTVMFADELADLKDLYPARFQLAHVLSREPREAEVLSGRLDAGRLSALVDSLVDVGTADHWWLCGPHGMVRDAQRVLAGLGVPPDRVHQELFHADDEPVREARHEEAAAEGPLSEVTVTLDGRSTTAAFSRERSILDSAQRTRPDVPFACKGGVCGTCRALVTDGRADMRRNFALEPAEVATGYVLTCQSYPVSETLAVDFDT